One genomic segment of Desulfovibrio sp. UCD-KL4C includes these proteins:
- a CDS encoding polyphenol oxidase family protein has product MGKIDYIPFAFPGLDNISCAFTTKIGGACKPPFDEGNLSFDVGDDLYSVRVNRTALAASLGVTHWHESIQVHGDVIHFEPESQSPEQPPYIEGDGLTSAEKGHALVIKTADCQPILIAHNKGHFVAALHNGWRGNSINFPGKGVAQICAHYGCAPSELMVVRGPSLSPAMAEFVNFNSDFEPGYEKYFDKESSTVDLWKLTNDQLIGAGIESRNIFGIDMCTYSMKETFFSYRRDRKTGRQVSVIWIK; this is encoded by the coding sequence ATGGGTAAAATAGATTACATACCGTTTGCTTTTCCGGGGCTTGATAATATTTCATGCGCATTTACAACAAAAATCGGCGGCGCATGTAAGCCGCCCTTTGATGAAGGGAATTTATCGTTTGATGTCGGTGACGATCTTTATTCCGTAAGAGTCAACAGGACTGCCTTGGCCGCTTCTCTTGGGGTAACACATTGGCATGAAAGTATACAGGTTCACGGAGATGTAATACATTTTGAGCCGGAATCACAGTCGCCTGAACAGCCTCCGTATATTGAAGGGGACGGGCTCACTTCGGCAGAGAAAGGTCACGCTCTTGTTATCAAAACAGCAGATTGCCAGCCGATTTTAATTGCGCATAATAAAGGTCATTTTGTGGCCGCATTGCATAATGGCTGGCGCGGTAATTCCATAAATTTCCCCGGCAAGGGTGTTGCACAGATATGTGCTCATTATGGGTGCGCTCCTTCTGAACTCATGGTTGTCAGGGGACCGAGTCTCAGTCCTGCCATGGCGGAGTTTGTGAATTTTAATTCCGATTTTGAGCCCGGTTATGAAAAATATTTCGACAAAGAAAGTAGCACTGTAGATTTATGGAAACTGACCAATGACCAGCTGATTGGAGCAGGAATAGAATCCCGAAATATTTTCGGAATAGATATGTGCACCTACAGTATGAAAGAAACATTTTTCTCTTACAGGCGTGACAGAAAAACAGGTCGACAGGTTTCCGTAATCTGGATTAAGTAG
- a CDS encoding chemotaxis protein translates to MSQTNILLESGTNELEIVEFFIDETDSVHGGETRRNYYGINVAKVVEIIRLPELTDMPDATDTAVLGAFDLRSEIIPLIDLSRRVGKNRVESEAPKVIVTEFNKISTAFLVSGVTRIHRISWEQVEAPSKQVSSLTANSITGVVKLEGRIVFLLDLEKIVADLNPGMDLTEVPDADLVQKIETQQLKAIIADDSTMIRRMIGQMLEDAGFKVTRTHNGKTAWDKINEWREKAKSEGKTIDDFLDIVVTDIEMPVMDGHNLTKRIKDDPELRHLPVLLCSSIITDTLFHKGESVGADDQISKAEINQLAERVFKLIERKHAEQ, encoded by the coding sequence ATGTCCCAAACAAATATTCTTCTTGAATCAGGCACTAATGAGCTTGAAATCGTTGAATTTTTTATTGATGAAACTGACAGTGTCCATGGCGGAGAAACCAGACGAAACTATTACGGCATAAACGTAGCTAAAGTGGTCGAAATTATTCGCCTGCCGGAACTTACAGATATGCCAGATGCTACAGACACTGCTGTTCTGGGAGCGTTTGATCTCAGGTCTGAAATCATTCCTTTGATCGACCTTAGCAGACGTGTTGGTAAAAACAGGGTTGAAAGCGAAGCTCCTAAAGTTATTGTTACAGAGTTTAATAAAATTTCTACAGCCTTCCTTGTTTCCGGTGTAACAAGAATTCACCGCATAAGCTGGGAACAGGTTGAAGCTCCAAGCAAACAGGTCTCGTCCCTTACAGCTAACTCGATAACGGGTGTTGTAAAACTCGAAGGGCGCATCGTATTCCTGCTCGACCTTGAAAAGATCGTTGCAGACCTTAACCCTGGCATGGATCTTACAGAAGTACCTGATGCAGACTTAGTCCAGAAGATTGAAACTCAGCAGCTAAAAGCTATCATTGCTGATGACTCAACCATGATCCGCCGCATGATCGGGCAAATGCTCGAAGATGCCGGATTTAAGGTAACCAGAACACATAACGGTAAAACTGCATGGGATAAGATCAACGAATGGCGCGAGAAAGCTAAAAGCGAAGGGAAAACAATCGATGATTTCCTCGACATCGTTGTCACAGACATCGAAATGCCGGTCATGGACGGACACAACCTGACCAAAAGAATTAAGGATGACCCGGAACTCAGACATCTTCCAGTCTTACTTTGTTCTTCCATCATCACTGATACACTCTTCCATAAGGGTGAATCAGTAGGTGCAGATGATCAGATTTCAAAAGCTGAAATTAATCAGTTAGCTGAAAGAGTATTCAAGCTGATTGAAAGAAAGCACGCTGAACAGTAA
- a CDS encoding glycosyltransferase: MLARTIIHHTALKKSGGATRVALLIQGGLEESGYKTLHSYEASEKPLDPLISPEEAAQKIPKNSIVHLHSSADPAKFISALPATVSLIVTLHDSQMITGGCSYPLDCSHFEKKCLNPCPRGFADSEKVRKTSIETLLKHEAVLISPSKWLANQAKIADPRLAVKIIPNGIPWPDSVESKKNAREKLKIPLAAKIVLFIAHGGFNAAYKSGSQWAAYWEGIKKKIPDAIGFAIGGSESSREGDFISIPYVDRDTLGDFMTAANVLAYPTLADNHPLIILEAMSKGLPPVSYAVGGVVEQIVNGTNGILVTPYNKNKFVETTSALLLAPRVSKELGISGFQTGAKRFSHIRMLKDYKKVYNLLDLN, encoded by the coding sequence ATGCTAGCGCGAACAATCATTCACCATACAGCTCTTAAGAAAAGCGGTGGAGCGACAAGGGTCGCCCTGCTAATTCAGGGTGGACTTGAAGAATCTGGATATAAAACACTGCACTCATATGAAGCTTCTGAAAAACCACTTGATCCGCTCATATCGCCTGAAGAAGCAGCACAGAAAATTCCAAAAAACTCCATAGTACATCTTCATTCTTCTGCTGATCCTGCAAAATTTATATCAGCCTTACCTGCAACTGTAAGCCTTATTGTAACTCTTCATGATTCTCAAATGATCACAGGTGGATGTTCCTACCCTTTAGATTGCTCTCATTTTGAAAAAAAATGTCTGAATCCCTGTCCTAGAGGTTTTGCTGATTCCGAAAAAGTTCGCAAAACAAGCATTGAAACACTCTTAAAGCATGAGGCTGTTTTAATTTCCCCATCTAAGTGGCTGGCGAATCAGGCTAAAATTGCAGATCCGCGACTTGCAGTGAAAATTATTCCAAATGGCATACCATGGCCGGATTCAGTTGAGAGCAAGAAAAACGCCAGAGAAAAATTAAAGATACCTCTTGCAGCTAAAATAGTTCTCTTCATTGCCCACGGGGGCTTTAACGCTGCCTACAAATCAGGCTCTCAATGGGCTGCCTACTGGGAAGGAATCAAAAAAAAGATTCCTGATGCAATTGGCTTTGCCATAGGTGGAAGTGAAAGCTCCAGAGAAGGCGATTTTATATCCATCCCCTATGTGGACAGGGACACGCTAGGAGATTTTATGACAGCGGCAAATGTTCTTGCATATCCGACTCTAGCGGATAACCATCCGCTAATAATTCTTGAAGCCATGTCAAAAGGACTACCGCCCGTGAGCTATGCAGTTGGAGGCGTTGTTGAACAGATTGTAAACGGAACAAACGGAATACTCGTAACACCCTATAACAAAAACAAGTTTGTCGAGACAACATCAGCATTATTGCTCGCTCCGCGTGTATCAAAAGAACTTGGAATTTCCGGATTTCAAACTGGCGCAAAAAGATTTTCACATATAAGGATGCTTAAAGACTATAAAAAAGTTTATAACTTACTAGACCTGAATTAG
- a CDS encoding glycosyltransferase family 4 protein, translating to MKTQRIWGTLDPFYETGSVLGRKVANIGFLTGLLTEDPFDEYHFFLNGGNIHTSLNNFISNNFQELLENNKVKILDRLDLPEYISKHEYFCFHQSDCIVYPPHLARVRNAFAKNIFPITGTTHSLSYSNYGSSFLNYIWKGTTARDCIVATSTPGMQVVKKYIMHLREGFELDEKKFPSPQIRKIPLGINPSAFNPPTKQQKLNAIKKLKLNPNESKVNILVFGRIAHYSKMDILPLLRAMQHVFASGIKRKDVRIILAGWLDDGDDFSQTLKDLSRNMGLELSIFARPTDIQKLDLYRAADIYVSISDNPQETFGLTILEAGAMGLPIIASDYDGYKDLVVHNETGLLIETTGPAETPTEDIMAPLCYDNQYHLLLAQQTAVDTLKLAKGLEQLIKDPLLRASMGHAGVARINKNFIWKEVIRQHVKLWQNLNNTPVQTEGLSQILHPTQVRFGEVFSHYTTSVINGETKVVTGSTGEAIYHGKEFPLIYQGIERYLKQEVIRKISFFARKPITTVELCTKIKSIAPEFTNREAEFHILWSLKHDILEKTC from the coding sequence ATGAAAACTCAAAGAATATGGGGAACTTTGGATCCCTTTTATGAAACAGGGTCGGTTCTTGGACGAAAAGTAGCAAATATTGGTTTTTTAACAGGGCTGCTTACCGAAGACCCTTTTGATGAATATCATTTTTTTCTAAACGGTGGGAATATTCATACAAGCTTAAACAATTTTATAAGTAATAACTTTCAGGAATTATTAGAAAATAATAAAGTCAAAATTTTGGACCGACTAGATCTCCCTGAATATATAAGCAAACATGAATACTTTTGCTTTCATCAATCTGACTGCATAGTATATCCTCCCCACCTTGCTCGTGTAAGAAACGCTTTTGCAAAGAACATCTTTCCTATTACCGGAACAACTCACTCACTCAGCTACAGTAATTACGGATCATCCTTTCTTAATTATATATGGAAAGGAACAACTGCCCGTGATTGCATTGTTGCCACCTCCACTCCAGGCATGCAGGTTGTCAAAAAATATATTATGCATCTGCGTGAAGGGTTTGAACTGGATGAGAAGAAATTCCCTTCTCCGCAAATCAGAAAAATCCCACTTGGAATTAATCCGTCAGCGTTTAACCCCCCGACTAAGCAACAAAAACTGAATGCTATAAAAAAATTAAAACTGAATCCAAACGAAAGCAAAGTTAATATTTTAGTTTTCGGCCGTATCGCCCATTATTCAAAAATGGATATTCTACCCCTCTTACGGGCTATGCAGCATGTTTTCGCATCCGGAATAAAGAGAAAAGATGTACGGATCATTCTAGCTGGATGGCTGGACGACGGAGACGATTTTTCGCAGACATTGAAAGATTTGAGTCGCAACATGGGACTTGAATTATCTATTTTTGCCAGACCGACCGACATTCAAAAACTTGATCTTTACCGCGCGGCGGATATCTATGTTTCCATTTCAGATAATCCGCAGGAAACTTTCGGGTTGACCATACTTGAAGCCGGAGCAATGGGACTTCCCATAATTGCTTCTGACTATGATGGATATAAAGATCTGGTTGTTCATAACGAAACCGGATTATTGATTGAAACCACAGGGCCCGCCGAAACTCCTACTGAAGATATTATGGCCCCGCTGTGTTATGACAATCAATACCACTTGCTTCTTGCCCAACAAACGGCCGTAGACACCCTGAAACTGGCAAAGGGACTTGAACAGTTAATAAAAGACCCTCTACTGCGAGCCTCTATGGGACATGCAGGAGTTGCGAGAATAAACAAAAATTTTATATGGAAAGAAGTGATCCGTCAGCATGTCAAGCTATGGCAAAATCTGAATAACACCCCTGTTCAAACAGAAGGACTTTCGCAAATTTTACACCCTACTCAGGTTCGATTCGGCGAAGTCTTTTCTCACTACACAACCTCAGTTATAAACGGCGAAACAAAGGTCGTAACAGGCTCTACAGGAGAGGCAATCTACCATGGAAAAGAGTTTCCGCTCATATATCAAGGAATTGAAAGATACCTTAAGCAGGAAGTAATACGTAAAATATCTTTTTTTGCTCGCAAGCCCATTACTACGGTTGAGCTCTGTACAAAAATAAAATCCATTGCTCCAGAATTCACCAACCGTGAAGCTGAATTTCATATTTTATGGTCTTTAAAACATGATATTCTGGAAAAAACATGCTAG